CGGCCCTTCGCCCTCGTGCGCGTGGAAGGCTCCCTGGCGCCCTTCGCCGGGACAGGGTGGGATGCCGAGCTGGTTCAGGACTTCAAGAGCCAGCTTGCCTCCTCGGGGCCCCTGCGCGGCACCCAGGCCGGCTTGAGGGGCTACCTGGGCGCCCTGTTCTCCCGCACCATTCCCCGTCACGTTTTTGGGGACGGCAATCCCCAGGTCTCCCTCTACAACCTTGGGGAGCCCGCGCTCACCGTGGACGCTCAGGGCGCCATCCGTCCTCTTCCCGGGGGCGAGACCGGGGCCCTGCTGTACCGGGGGCCCGCAGGGGTGGCGGGTGCGGCCACCACCCCCGAGTGGGGGTTCGGCTTCAAGGCCTTCCCCTTTGCCCAGGCCTTGCCGCACCGGCTCTCCGTCCGCGTCTATTCGGGCTCCGTCCTCGAGGCCACGCGCAACATGTTCAAGCTGTGGCGGGGCGCTCACCCCATGCCCCGCATGCACGACTTCTTCGTTCAGCGGGTGCGCATGGAGTTCGACCGCGACGTCCCCTTCCAGGTCGCCGGGGACGT
This region of Stigmatella aurantiaca genomic DNA includes:
- a CDS encoding diacylglycerol/lipid kinase family protein; the protein is MNVAVLVNLRSRRGSEVVEGLVRRFLPRARVVLTHSVEEARAWIDQQLRPNPPSLLLAGGGDGTITGLVNEFHAQGLALPALGVLPLGTGNAWAHVTGAPRPAKALQQLAAYGERLPPLRPFALVRVEGSLAPFAGTGWDAELVQDFKSQLASSGPLRGTQAGLRGYLGALFSRTIPRHVFGDGNPQVSLYNLGEPALTVDAQGAIRPLPGGETGALLYRGPAGVAGAATTPEWGFGFKAFPFAQALPHRLSVRVYSGSVLEATRNMFKLWRGAHPMPRMHDFFVQRVRMEFDRDVPFQVAGDVIGLRRSVEFELAEQSVQLIDWHQLSNLMRR